The Poecilia reticulata strain Guanapo linkage group LG10, Guppy_female_1.0+MT, whole genome shotgun sequence sequence GTCTGGCATCACTGGTTTCAGGTGACAGGTGGAGTGCAGAGGAGGAGTGAAAACAAAGAGCGCCCCGGTCAGATAAGATTTCTTACAAAAAGTCAAAGCAGTCCAGTGCAAGAGAGACTTTTATCTCATGAAGTTCCCTCCTCCGATTTCTCTCTTGTATCTGTTGGTGAGGTGGTCGGCCTGCAGCGTGAGCTTGGACAGCACGCCAAACAGTCCTCTGAGGTGATAATGAAACTGATGCTCCAGGTCAGCGTTGTCCTCCACAGCCAGATCCCGCTTCACtgatggctgctgctgctcctcttcctcctgcttcaCAGCGATTTCCAGGAAGCTGGCGCCGCTGCTCATCTCCCTCTTCAGCAGACCCCACTCCATGTCGTTCTTGATGGACTTGAGAAGCAGGTAGTGTTCGTACATGTCCCTCTGCTTGTTGCTGGCCACCTGGGTCTCCGCCAcatcatcgtcgtcgtcgttgttattgttattgttggCCTGCTCCTCCAAGGGAACGTCTCTGAGCAGGCTGGGCACCATGATGGTCTCGTCCATGTTGTTGGCAGCTGCTATGAAGCGGTGCATGACGTTGAGGAGAGAGTGCTTGTTGCTGGCCGGGTCGATGCTGATCTGCATCATCATGAGGGATTTATAGGCTTAGCTGCAGACTGGTTAAACTGGGGTTAAACCTGCAAAATAGAAAGTAGAATAATTTGAAATCTGAAGCACATAAAGCTGACAAGTCATTTCCTGAATATTCCTGCAGTGAAGCAAATCCCCATGAccttgaattattttctttatcaatAACACTCACATTAAGCAGAAAATGGAGAGGACTCAGACTCACCTGAAGCTCCAGAAACCCTGAGGAGAATCTTTGTTGGCCGTTTTGGTTGTTAGTCTCACCAAAAGCCGGACAGAAACCGCCCGGAAGGAAATGTGACCGTTTCCTCAGCTGTCTGGAAGCGTTAGCCCCGGTTTTATAACCGAAGCACCggctggaaaaaataaaacaaatcaaacccCGCCCCGTTTTATTTCTCCTCACAGCCAATTGGAGTGCTGGGAGAATGTGGGCGGAGTTTAGTAGCTTCTGATCCGCggctgaccaatcagagaggaGATTATCGCCGTCAGTTAGCCGTGTTTGTTCCTCTATTATCCGCTGCCTGGTTACGTCCCTCTCCGTACTGCCAGGCCATTACATCCTGAAGACACCTAAATAATACTCGTCTGTCAGGTTAGACTAGCGGGAAGCACTGAAAGGTTTGGATTACATAAGATTAATCGAGTTTTAGGATATTTCCCCCCCAGGATTCGCTCTTATCTCCGCATTGGGAGCTTTACCcaacactgccccctgctggctgagCCACGTAGCTTCAACTTTAACCTCCCATGAACTGAAATAACTCCCAATTTAAACTTATAGGTCACAATCTGTAACCCACTTAACACAGGTTAAAACACACATCTATTCCACCTGCTAGAGGAAACCCTGGTCTTACCTGAAGGCTTTAGACCTTAACGGCTCCAGAAACCCCGGTAGACAGGCCTGAGTTTATATTAAagtcccagcagcagcaggagcaacTCAGGTGTgtttaattacattaattaatGATCAGGTGTGGCATAGTGCAGCTCTGGGCATGCCTGGAACAGAGTAACATTAAATTATGAACCGAGTGTTGTTTTTTACTTGCCATTACGTCTACATTAaagagtttaaaatgtgtttctcattTTACTCGTATGCTTTACATGTTCAGTCAATATTAGGTGGAAAGATTTAAACTACAAACTAAAAGTTTCAGCCGTTTTTGCCATttggaaaatatagaaaaaacgGTGTcaattattgtaataaaagtaaaaacgtaAATAAttgaaagtctttatttcaaGACAAAAGGTAGTCCATtcaatttataaataaatacaataaaatctttaaaaattctCAAGTAAAACTAATGAAGTTCTAAATCTTGAATTGTaatacacatttattaaattaaattaataatttaatcaaatgttttttaattcaacctttattttttccacaaaaaaaaactatttgagattaaacatttatatttcaaagaAGTCCTGAGGCAGCATAAATTATTACTATGTTATATtgaattattataataataataataataataataataataataataataataataataatacggctattattataataataattataataataataataattacattttgtttccagGAGCAATATGGGCAAAAAAAGGTGGTTTAGCAAGAAATGTAACAGAGAAACtatgaaaaatataataaaatatacagcagaaacatgaaaaagtacaaatacataGCAGCAGTATTTATACTACATGAGTTTGTAAAATAGTTGTATTGCACATATAGTTATAACTTCATACTAATTATGTAGTTATAATCAATAAATAGTGGGCAATATAatttaaagttctttttttcagcaattaatttgtgtttattagTGTTCTTTTTCAACATTCTGACTCACAGCTGGTGAAAACCCAAACTTCAGCTCCTCAGGAGATTTTAAGATGTATATAAATTACAATATAGAAACGTTCTGATTAACTCAACCATCTGGGTCAGGTGTCCAGCAGACAGTCACT is a genomic window containing:
- the mid1ip1l gene encoding mid1-interacting protein 1-like translates to MMMQISIDPASNKHSLLNVMHRFIAAANNMDETIMVPSLLRDVPLEEQANNNNNNDDDDDVAETQVASNKQRDMYEHYLLLKSIKNDMEWGLLKREMSSGASFLEIAVKQEEEEQQQPSVKRDLAVEDNADLEHQFHYHLRGLFGVLSKLTLQADHLTNRYKREIGGGNFMR